A genomic region of Mycolicibacterium poriferae contains the following coding sequences:
- a CDS encoding alpha/beta hydrolase, which produces MTERPATRYPGPTLTTRLHWLLNAGPSDYMLALSVASASLPVIGKHLEPLGALTAAGVWGARHAPDVVGSLAKSLVAPNDAEKKQQERDCTNAVTQAALRGLVSAKDLDIDWPLPERTPPVWRMRDHRRHVHKTSVRYGPRPTQLLDVWRRDDLPADAPVLIFVPGGAWVHGSRMLQGYALMSHLAQMGWVCLSIDYRVAPHNPWPAHITDVKTAIAWARANVDKYGGDRNFVAISGTSAGGHLAALAGLTANDPEMQGELPEGSDTSVDAVIGIYGRYDWEDKSTVERVRFMDFLERVVVKRKFDKHPDVFRKASPMARIHSEAPPFLVVHGTGDSVIPVAQARSFVERLKEVSRSVVGYVELPGAGHGFDMTDGARTGAASTAIGLFLNHIHRNRSLLGAKEVI; this is translated from the coding sequence ATGACGGAACGACCGGCCACCCGGTATCCCGGACCCACCCTGACTACCCGTTTGCACTGGTTGTTGAACGCGGGTCCGTCCGATTACATGCTGGCGCTGAGCGTGGCGTCCGCGTCGCTGCCGGTCATCGGCAAACACCTTGAGCCGCTTGGCGCGTTGACGGCGGCAGGCGTGTGGGGCGCCAGGCACGCCCCCGACGTCGTCGGATCGCTGGCCAAGTCGCTGGTGGCGCCCAATGATGCCGAGAAGAAGCAGCAGGAACGGGACTGCACCAACGCCGTGACGCAAGCCGCGCTGCGCGGACTGGTCTCTGCCAAGGACCTGGACATCGACTGGCCGCTGCCGGAACGGACGCCGCCGGTGTGGCGGATGCGCGACCACCGGCGTCACGTGCACAAGACGTCGGTGCGCTACGGACCGCGGCCGACCCAGCTGCTCGACGTGTGGCGCCGCGACGACCTGCCCGCCGACGCTCCGGTACTCATCTTCGTGCCGGGTGGGGCCTGGGTGCACGGCAGCCGCATGTTGCAGGGCTACGCCCTGATGTCGCATCTGGCCCAGATGGGCTGGGTGTGTCTGTCCATCGACTACCGCGTGGCTCCCCACAACCCGTGGCCGGCGCACATCACCGACGTGAAGACGGCGATCGCCTGGGCTCGCGCCAACGTCGACAAATACGGCGGTGACCGCAATTTCGTCGCCATCTCGGGGACCTCGGCCGGTGGGCACCTCGCTGCGCTGGCCGGGCTGACCGCCAACGACCCGGAGATGCAGGGCGAACTGCCGGAAGGCTCGGACACCTCCGTGGATGCCGTGATCGGCATCTACGGACGCTACGACTGGGAGGACAAGTCCACCGTGGAGCGGGTGCGCTTCATGGACTTCCTGGAGCGGGTCGTGGTGAAGCGCAAGTTCGACAAACACCCCGACGTGTTCCGCAAGGCCTCGCCGATGGCCAGGATCCACTCGGAGGCTCCGCCGTTCCTGGTGGTGCACGGAACCGGGGACAGCGTCATCCCCGTGGCGCAGGCCCGCAGCTTCGTCGAGCGGCTCAAAGAGGTGTCCCGATCGGTGGTCGGCTACGTCGAGCTACCCGGCGCCGGGCACGGTTTCGACATGACCGACGGGGCCCGCACCGGGGCGGCGTCGACCGCAATCGGATTGTTCCTCAACCATATTCACCGAAACAGAAGTCTTCTCGGAGCCAAAGAGGTTATATAG
- a CDS encoding helix-turn-helix transcriptional regulator: MFQYPVGRIVESERIAGFLRAVESWPAALVLDGEAGIGKSTVWEAGLQRAREAGMHVLSARAWGAESVRAWATVAELLADVTPDIVAELPEVQRGAVTGLLMRDRLDEPADQAPVANSQVLAAAMLSIIDALEQSAPVLIAIDDLQWLDPSSQAVIGFVARRVRRRTALLLTHRTDADAGHASTAWLHLDSVNGIQRMQLHPLTLGGLHEVIAQRLGRSFPRPTVVRIADVSGGNPFYALELARALGNQPLRSDTELPTSLAELVRLRVGALSDEVRAVLLVTASTSDPTVEMISAAMGASVERTVELLESSEGAGVVTVIGNRVRFNHPLLARGVYTDAEPRQRRQVHRRLADLVAETELRARHLALAATTADPVTLAALDQAAAVARHRGAPAEAAELLELAIGLGADSAQRRIQAADNHIRAGDTGTASSILAPAIERSAPGVTRSVAYLLRSAVLIHTQGYLRGIDDLQSALADASGDAMLTAFVRTMLAFAQVRADLYDEATANAREALAEAERLGVDQLISSALAVNAWIDCLCGRDYDRAAMRRALELEAVELDAPVTLSAGAINAVLLIWTGEVEDAAVQLQAVRDRLLDRGADTEMLWVSLNAVMLGILRGDYAAAAADARDTVERAERLGGAHVMSIALTMRGAVAAYTGDDEAARTDLRTALELANSCRSPYADLASALLAFLEVSVGAYEAALDTLEPMLRVFDTVPGAEFASKGYLPDAVEALVAVGRWEQAEPLAAALEDTGRRFHRPWQLAVGARCRSMVLLAAGKVVEAEAAAAEAMRHHQRLAMPFERARTQLVCAQIQRRRRRRRAAEAQFAEALGTFERLGAALWARRAEAGAGPVGVDADAGRALTGTERRIAELAASGLTNREMAAELYVSPKTVEAHLTQVYRKLGIRSRAELGRVMGRSAR; the protein is encoded by the coding sequence GTGTTCCAGTATCCGGTGGGGCGGATTGTTGAATCCGAGAGGATTGCTGGATTCCTGCGTGCGGTCGAGTCGTGGCCCGCCGCACTGGTGCTCGACGGGGAAGCCGGCATCGGCAAGAGCACGGTGTGGGAGGCAGGTCTGCAGCGCGCCAGGGAGGCCGGCATGCATGTGCTGTCGGCGCGGGCGTGGGGAGCCGAGTCGGTGCGGGCCTGGGCGACGGTCGCCGAACTGCTGGCCGACGTCACGCCCGACATCGTCGCCGAACTGCCCGAGGTGCAACGCGGGGCGGTCACCGGCCTCCTGATGCGCGACCGGCTCGACGAGCCGGCGGACCAGGCGCCCGTCGCGAACTCACAGGTGCTGGCCGCGGCGATGCTGTCGATCATCGACGCGCTCGAGCAGAGCGCGCCTGTCCTGATCGCGATCGACGACCTGCAGTGGCTCGATCCCTCCAGCCAGGCGGTCATCGGATTCGTGGCGCGCCGTGTGCGGCGGCGCACGGCGCTGCTGCTCACCCATCGCACCGATGCCGACGCCGGGCACGCCTCGACCGCATGGCTGCATCTCGACAGCGTCAACGGGATCCAACGGATGCAGCTTCACCCGCTCACCCTGGGCGGCCTGCACGAGGTCATCGCCCAGCGACTCGGCAGGTCCTTTCCCCGGCCGACGGTGGTACGCATCGCCGACGTCTCGGGCGGAAACCCTTTCTATGCACTCGAACTCGCTCGCGCGCTCGGCAACCAACCCTTGCGCAGCGACACCGAACTCCCCACGTCGCTGGCCGAGCTGGTGCGCCTGCGGGTCGGTGCGCTGAGCGACGAGGTCCGCGCCGTCCTGCTGGTGACCGCCAGCACGTCCGACCCGACCGTCGAGATGATCTCCGCGGCCATGGGGGCGAGTGTCGAGCGCACCGTCGAGCTGTTGGAGAGCAGCGAGGGGGCGGGGGTGGTCACCGTGATCGGGAACAGGGTGAGGTTCAACCACCCGCTGCTCGCCCGGGGCGTCTACACCGATGCCGAGCCGCGGCAGCGACGGCAGGTACACCGGCGTCTGGCCGACCTGGTCGCCGAAACCGAGCTGCGGGCACGTCACCTCGCCCTGGCCGCCACGACCGCCGACCCGGTCACCCTGGCCGCGCTGGACCAGGCCGCCGCCGTGGCGCGGCACCGCGGAGCTCCCGCGGAGGCCGCCGAACTGCTCGAGCTCGCCATCGGGCTGGGCGCCGACAGTGCCCAGCGCCGAATCCAAGCTGCCGACAATCACATTCGTGCCGGCGACACCGGGACCGCGTCGTCGATCCTCGCTCCGGCCATCGAGCGGTCGGCGCCCGGCGTCACCAGATCGGTCGCGTACCTGTTGCGCTCGGCCGTGCTCATCCACACCCAGGGTTATCTGCGAGGCATCGACGACCTGCAGAGTGCGTTGGCCGATGCCTCCGGTGATGCGATGCTGACGGCGTTCGTCCGGACGATGCTGGCGTTTGCGCAGGTACGCGCGGATCTGTACGACGAAGCGACAGCGAACGCGCGGGAAGCGTTGGCCGAGGCGGAGCGGCTCGGGGTCGATCAGCTCATCAGCTCGGCGCTGGCCGTCAACGCGTGGATCGATTGCCTGTGCGGCAGAGACTATGACCGGGCGGCCATGCGGCGGGCGCTGGAGTTGGAGGCGGTGGAACTCGATGCGCCGGTCACCTTGAGTGCCGGCGCCATCAACGCCGTGCTGCTGATATGGACCGGCGAGGTCGAGGACGCGGCGGTGCAGCTGCAGGCCGTTCGGGACCGCCTGCTCGACCGTGGCGCCGACACCGAGATGCTCTGGGTGTCGCTGAACGCCGTCATGCTCGGCATCCTGCGCGGCGATTACGCCGCGGCTGCGGCCGACGCCCGCGACACCGTCGAACGCGCCGAACGACTGGGCGGTGCGCACGTGATGAGCATTGCGCTGACGATGCGCGGTGCCGTGGCCGCCTACACCGGCGACGACGAGGCGGCCAGAACGGATCTGCGCACGGCGCTCGAACTGGCGAACAGTTGCCGGTCCCCGTATGCCGATCTCGCCTCGGCGCTGCTGGCTTTCCTCGAGGTGTCGGTAGGGGCGTACGAGGCCGCGCTGGACACGTTGGAGCCGATGCTGCGGGTCTTCGACACCGTTCCCGGCGCTGAGTTCGCCAGCAAGGGGTACCTGCCCGACGCGGTGGAGGCCCTGGTGGCGGTCGGCCGGTGGGAGCAGGCCGAACCGCTGGCAGCGGCCCTGGAAGACACCGGCCGTCGATTCCATCGGCCCTGGCAGCTGGCGGTGGGTGCGCGGTGCCGCAGCATGGTGCTGCTGGCGGCGGGCAAGGTGGTCGAGGCCGAAGCGGCCGCCGCCGAGGCGATGAGGCACCACCAGCGCCTCGCCATGCCCTTCGAACGGGCGCGGACGCAGCTGGTGTGTGCTCAGATTCAGCGCCGCCGGCGCCGTAGACGAGCGGCGGAAGCGCAGTTCGCCGAGGCGCTGGGCACCTTCGAGCGGCTCGGCGCGGCGCTGTGGGCCCGCCGGGCCGAAGCCGGGGCGGGGCCGGTGGGCGTCGATGCGGATGCCGGGCGCGCCTTGACCGGCACGGAGCGGCGCATCGCCGAGCTCGCCGCGTCAGGCCTGACGAACCGGGAGATGGCCGCAGAGCTGTACGTCAGCCCGAAGACCGTTGAGGCCCACCTGACCCAGGTCTACCGCAAGCTGGGTATCCGCTCGCGTGCCGAGCTCGGTCGCGTCATGGGCCGCTCGGCCCGGTGA
- a CDS encoding WS/DGAT/MGAT family O-acyltransferase: MKRLRGWDAVLLYSETPNVHMHTLKLAVIELDGLGGASFGVEELRQVIHSRLYKLDPFRYELIDIPLKFHHPMWRENAEVDLEYHVRSCRVEAPGGRRELDEAVGRLASTPLDRSRPLWEMYLIEGLAGGRIAVLGKIHHALADGVASANLLARGMDMQDGLGADRDSYATDPAPTPGELVRTAFADHLRQIAKLPGVMRYTAEGMRRVRQSPHKLSPELTRPFTPPPTFMNHMLDSTRRFATTTLSLDDVKQTGKHLGVTINDMVLSISAGALRTMLLRYDNRADHPLLASVPVSFDFSPDRISGNFFTGVLVSLPVDVEDPLERVRVAHDSAVAGKESNTLLGPELVSRWSSYLPPAPAEAMFRWLSNKDGQNKVMNLPISNVPGPRTRARVGGALVTEIYSVGPLTAGSGINITVWSYVDQINISVLTDGKTLKDPHELTDALREAFIEIRRAAGLSEKLTVVETAMPV, translated from the coding sequence GTGAAAAGGCTTCGCGGGTGGGACGCCGTGCTGTTGTACAGCGAAACCCCGAACGTGCACATGCACACGCTGAAACTGGCGGTGATCGAACTCGACGGCCTCGGCGGGGCCAGTTTCGGGGTCGAGGAACTCCGGCAGGTCATTCACAGCAGGCTCTACAAGCTCGATCCGTTCCGCTATGAACTGATCGACATCCCGCTGAAGTTCCATCACCCGATGTGGCGGGAGAACGCCGAAGTCGACCTCGAGTACCACGTGCGCTCGTGCCGGGTGGAAGCCCCGGGGGGGCGCCGCGAACTCGACGAGGCGGTCGGCCGACTGGCCAGCACCCCGCTGGACCGCAGCCGGCCGCTCTGGGAGATGTACCTGATCGAGGGTCTCGCGGGTGGCCGGATCGCGGTCCTGGGCAAGATTCATCACGCCCTCGCCGACGGCGTCGCGTCGGCCAATCTGCTGGCCCGCGGGATGGACATGCAGGACGGCCTCGGCGCCGACCGCGACTCCTATGCCACCGATCCGGCGCCCACGCCAGGTGAGTTGGTGCGCACCGCATTCGCCGACCACCTGCGCCAGATCGCCAAGCTGCCCGGCGTCATGCGCTACACCGCCGAAGGAATGCGCAGGGTGCGGCAGAGCCCGCACAAGCTCTCGCCCGAGCTGACCCGGCCGTTCACCCCGCCACCGACCTTCATGAACCACATGCTCGACTCGACCAGGCGGTTCGCCACGACCACGCTGTCCCTCGATGACGTCAAGCAGACCGGCAAGCATCTCGGCGTCACGATCAACGACATGGTGCTGTCGATCTCGGCCGGGGCGCTGCGCACCATGCTGCTGCGCTACGACAACCGCGCCGACCACCCGCTGCTCGCGTCGGTGCCGGTGAGTTTCGACTTCTCACCCGACCGGATCTCCGGCAACTTCTTCACCGGCGTGCTGGTCAGCCTGCCGGTCGACGTCGAAGACCCGCTGGAGCGGGTAAGGGTCGCGCACGACTCGGCCGTCGCGGGCAAGGAAAGCAACACCCTGCTCGGGCCCGAGCTGGTCAGCCGGTGGTCGTCATACCTGCCGCCCGCGCCCGCCGAGGCGATGTTCCGCTGGCTGTCGAACAAAGACGGCCAGAACAAGGTGATGAACCTGCCCATCTCGAACGTGCCGGGACCCCGCACCCGGGCGCGGGTCGGCGGGGCATTGGTGACCGAGATCTACTCGGTCGGACCACTGACCGCGGGCAGCGGAATCAACATCACGGTGTGGAGCTACGTCGACCAGATCAACATCTCGGTGCTCACCGACGGCAAGACGTTGAAAGACCCTCACGAGCTCACCGACGCGCTGAGAGAGGCCTTCATCGAGATCCGGCGTGCAGCAGGGCTTTCCGAGAAGCTCACCGTCGTCGAAACCGCGATGCCCGTTTAG
- a CDS encoding acyl-CoA dehydrogenase, whose translation MARTSPTVAETSALAITEEHQDLAEAVSGQLARLDALAQARSTLAGGTTHPADIWSAASELGWTGLAVAEDHGGSGFGLGEVAVVLECLGRHLAPGPFLPTVCAAVVLDRYAPDTVAAQLLPSLANGQTVAALGVAGTVAVGADHVATGEQPTVLGAPDADLLVLTAGDDLVVVDAAADGVTVTALDSLDTTRSLGSVTLRGVAVPQDRVLRGAARNARTVWRILTAAEAVGVGWAALQMAVDYAKVREQFGRTIGTFQAVKHHAANMLVDVEVATAATWDAARADDLDSAWFAAAVAAALAIRAQVSTTQNNIQLHGGIGYTWEHDAHLYLRRARTLAALMADGGDPLVDVVEGRRSGQAHGASFTLPPEAEDHRAAAREAAARVRAFPAEQQRDFLVDSGYLVPHWPQPWGRGATVLEQLVIEEEFAGVERPDMGITGWVALTIAQAGTEDQRERWVEPVLRGQVMWCQLFSEPGAGSDAAAVRTSAKRVDGGWRVTGQKVWTSLAHLCQWGLATVRTDPDAAKHAGVTMMAIDMGAEGVTVNPLRGITGDSHFNEVFFDDVFVPDSDVVGDVNKGWLVARATLGNERISIGGGSGAPTGTTPDHLVTLLDSAPETAARYVRQAGEVIAEIHTLRLLNLRRATRAIAGAEPGPEGNVTKLLVAESGQRLTELAFELAGTAAIAGRTPQLTLSYLGNRAMTIAGGTSEITRNTIAERILGLPRDPLLR comes from the coding sequence GTGGCCAGAACCTCGCCGACCGTCGCGGAAACGTCCGCGCTTGCCATCACCGAAGAACACCAGGACCTGGCCGAGGCCGTCTCCGGGCAACTGGCGCGGCTGGATGCCCTCGCGCAGGCGCGGTCGACGCTGGCCGGCGGCACGACGCATCCGGCCGACATCTGGTCGGCAGCAAGCGAACTCGGCTGGACCGGGCTGGCGGTTGCCGAAGACCACGGCGGGTCGGGGTTCGGGCTCGGCGAGGTGGCCGTGGTGCTGGAGTGCCTGGGCCGTCACCTGGCACCCGGACCATTCCTCCCCACCGTCTGCGCAGCGGTGGTCCTCGACCGGTATGCGCCCGACACCGTTGCCGCCCAACTACTCCCGTCACTTGCGAACGGTCAGACAGTCGCGGCCCTCGGCGTGGCCGGGACCGTCGCCGTGGGCGCCGACCACGTCGCCACCGGCGAGCAACCGACCGTACTGGGCGCGCCCGACGCCGACCTGCTGGTCCTGACCGCCGGCGACGATCTGGTGGTCGTCGACGCCGCCGCCGACGGCGTCACCGTCACAGCACTGGATTCCCTGGACACCACCCGCAGCCTGGGCTCGGTGACCCTGCGCGGGGTGGCCGTGCCCCAGGACCGGGTGCTGCGGGGGGCGGCACGCAACGCCAGGACCGTGTGGCGCATCCTGACCGCCGCCGAGGCGGTGGGTGTCGGGTGGGCCGCGCTGCAGATGGCGGTCGACTACGCCAAGGTCCGCGAACAGTTCGGCAGGACCATCGGCACCTTCCAGGCGGTCAAACACCACGCAGCCAACATGCTCGTCGACGTCGAGGTCGCCACGGCCGCCACGTGGGACGCCGCCCGCGCCGACGACCTCGACAGCGCCTGGTTCGCCGCTGCTGTCGCCGCCGCTCTGGCGATCCGCGCGCAGGTGTCCACCACGCAGAACAACATCCAGCTGCATGGCGGCATCGGCTACACCTGGGAGCACGACGCACACCTGTATCTGCGCCGGGCGCGCACGCTCGCGGCATTGATGGCCGACGGCGGCGACCCGCTGGTCGACGTGGTGGAGGGCCGGCGCAGCGGCCAGGCGCACGGCGCCTCGTTCACACTGCCCCCGGAAGCCGAGGACCATCGAGCTGCGGCGCGAGAAGCCGCGGCCCGAGTCCGCGCGTTTCCGGCCGAACAACAGCGCGATTTCCTGGTCGACTCCGGCTATCTGGTCCCGCACTGGCCGCAGCCGTGGGGGCGGGGCGCCACCGTGCTCGAACAGCTCGTCATCGAGGAGGAGTTCGCCGGAGTCGAGCGCCCGGACATGGGAATCACCGGGTGGGTCGCGCTGACCATTGCCCAGGCCGGTACCGAGGACCAACGTGAACGCTGGGTCGAGCCGGTGTTGCGGGGGCAGGTCATGTGGTGCCAGCTGTTCTCCGAACCCGGTGCAGGATCCGATGCTGCCGCGGTGCGCACCTCGGCGAAACGAGTGGACGGCGGTTGGCGCGTCACCGGCCAGAAGGTCTGGACCAGCCTGGCCCACCTGTGCCAATGGGGGCTGGCCACCGTCCGCACCGATCCCGATGCCGCCAAGCACGCCGGCGTGACGATGATGGCGATCGACATGGGCGCCGAGGGCGTCACGGTCAACCCACTGCGGGGCATCACCGGGGACTCCCACTTCAACGAGGTGTTCTTCGACGACGTGTTCGTTCCCGACTCCGATGTGGTCGGCGACGTCAACAAGGGCTGGCTGGTGGCCCGCGCGACCCTGGGCAACGAGCGCATCTCGATCGGCGGCGGATCGGGCGCGCCGACCGGGACCACGCCCGATCACCTGGTCACGTTGCTCGACAGCGCACCCGAGACGGCCGCGCGGTACGTACGGCAGGCCGGTGAGGTCATCGCCGAGATCCACACCCTGCGGCTGCTCAATTTGCGCCGCGCCACCCGCGCGATCGCCGGTGCCGAACCTGGCCCGGAAGGCAACGTGACGAAACTGCTGGTCGCCGAGTCCGGGCAGCGGCTCACCGAGCTGGCGTTCGAGCTGGCCGGCACCGCCGCCATTGCTGGTCGAACACCGCAGTTGACGCTGAGCTACCTGGGCAATCGTGCCATGACGATCGCCGGGGGCACCTCGGAGATCACCCGCAACACGATCGCCGAACGGATCCTGGGTCTGCCCCGAGATCCCCTGCTGCGGTGA
- a CDS encoding alpha/beta hydrolase: MPSIEFHPELRRSARLVPKQMITPVTLPFVRAATRMMWRHPPKGVEVLTLAPGVKVRLHRPPTGSGPGPALLWIHGGGYVIGDAAQDDVLCRRFAAELGATVVAVDYRLAPEHPYPAGLEDCYAALRWLVALPAVDPGRVAIGGASAGGGLAAALALHARDIGEIPVAAQLLVYPMLDDRTVLRKDLDHPGHRLWNQSSNRFGWRAYLGDADPDRAVPARRDDLAGLPPAWIGVGTFDLFHDEDLAYAERLRAAGVACEVMVIEGAFHGFDGITPKADVSQSFFRSQCAMLTTAFAPAAA, from the coding sequence GTGCCCAGCATCGAATTCCACCCCGAGCTGCGTCGCAGCGCCCGCCTCGTCCCCAAGCAGATGATCACCCCCGTCACGCTGCCGTTCGTCCGCGCCGCGACCCGGATGATGTGGCGCCACCCACCGAAGGGCGTGGAGGTGCTCACCCTGGCGCCGGGAGTCAAGGTGCGCCTGCACCGCCCGCCCACCGGCAGCGGGCCGGGGCCCGCGCTGCTGTGGATCCACGGCGGCGGATACGTCATCGGCGACGCCGCCCAGGACGACGTGCTGTGCCGCCGGTTCGCCGCCGAGCTCGGTGCCACGGTGGTGGCGGTGGACTATCGGCTGGCCCCGGAGCACCCGTACCCGGCTGGTCTCGAAGACTGCTATGCAGCGCTGCGCTGGTTGGTCGCGCTGCCCGCGGTGGATCCGGGCCGAGTGGCGATCGGTGGGGCCAGCGCGGGTGGCGGACTGGCTGCCGCCCTGGCACTGCACGCCCGCGATATCGGGGAGATCCCTGTGGCCGCACAACTTCTGGTGTATCCGATGCTCGACGATCGCACCGTGCTGCGCAAGGATCTGGATCATCCCGGGCACCGGCTGTGGAACCAGTCCAGCAACCGGTTCGGTTGGCGCGCCTACCTCGGCGACGCCGATCCGGATCGAGCCGTCCCCGCTCGTCGCGACGATCTGGCCGGGCTGCCCCCGGCCTGGATCGGCGTGGGGACGTTCGATCTGTTCCATGACGAAGACCTCGCCTACGCCGAACGCCTCCGCGCGGCCGGAGTGGCCTGCGAGGTCATGGTGATCGAGGGAGCGTTCCACGGGTTCGACGGCATCACCCCCAAAGCCGATGTGTCACAGTCGTTCTTCCGAAGCCAGTGCGCGATGCTCACCACCGCCTTCGCGCCGGCCGCGGCCTGA